The Myxococcales bacterium nucleotide sequence CGAACCGGACCAGCTCGTCGATGTCGTCGTCGGTCTCGCTCGGCACGCCGACCATCATGTAGATCTTCACGGTCGCGAGCTGGTGCCGGGTCGCGAGCACCGCGGTCTGGAGCAGGTGCTTCTCCTGGGTCGAGCGCTCGACCACGCGGCGCATGCGCTCGCTGGTGCCGTCGGCGGCGACGGTCAACGTGCGGTAGCCGCCCTTGGCCAGCAGGCCGACCAGCTCGTCGTCGAGCTTGTCGGCGCGCAGGCTCGAGATGCCGACCTCGCGGCCGCCGTCGACGACGCCGCGGACGATCGCGCGGATGTCGGGGTGATCGGTCACCGCGGCGCCGACCAGGCCGACCCGCCGCGCCGCCTCCGGGATGCCGGCCAGCACGACCTCGGTCGGCACGACCCGCATGCCGCCGTTGGTCGAGCGGCGCATGACGCAGTAGGTGCAGCCGCGCGAGCACCCCCGCGCCGCCTCGGTCATGAACATGTCGGCCAGCTCGGCGTCGGGCGTGAGGATCTGCGAGCGCGCCGGCAGGAGCTCGTCGTCGGCGGCGGCGATCGCGGGCACGTCGTCGCCGTGGATCGTCGGCAGGTAGTAGCCTGGGCGGCCGCGCAGGGCGGCGAGGACGTCGCCGCGGTGCCAGCCCAGGTCCCGGGCCAGCACCACCAGCTCGCCGGCGAGCTGGTCGCCCTCGCCGAGGATGACGACGTCGACGTAGGGCGCCAGCGGCACCGGGTTCGAGAAGGTCAGCGGCCCGCCGGCGACGATCAGCGGGTGGTGGTGGTCGCGGTCGGCCGCCAGCACCGGGATGTTGGCCAGCTCGAGGCACTCGATCAGGCCGATCAGCTCGAGCTCGTACGCGACCGAGAACGCCAGCAGCGGGTACCCGGCCACCGGCCGCGACCGCTCGAGCGTCAGCCACGGCTGGCCGCGGGCCGCGGCGACGTCGTCGGGCAGGACCGCGCGATCGGCCGCGACCTCGGGCACCGCGTTGAGCAGCCGGTAGATGTGCTGGTAGCCGAGCGACGACATCGCCGCGCGGTACGGGCTCGGGTAGCACAGCGCGATCCGGGTCGCGGCCTCGCGCCGGATCGTGCCGCGCTCGTTGGCGAGCCGGGCCGCGACGTCCCGCTCGGCGTCCCATCGACGGGTCATCGGCTGCAGATCGCGATCTGATCGGTGCGCGCGCGCTGCCAGTGATCGCGGATCGCCAGCCAGTACTCGGTGCACATGTGGCTGGGGTAGTTGACGCGGGTCGGGCGCCGCGCCTGGTCGCACGCGAACTGATCGACCAGCAGGTCGGCCCGGTCGTCGCCGTCGGTGTCGACGACGTACATGACCGACGCCAGCGGGTTGTCGTCGGGCACGCCCGCGGCCCCGGGCATGAGCTTGGCCTCGGGCGCGGCCCGCGCGCCGATCAGGATCGTGCCGCCGTAGTCGAGGTAGCGTCCGCCGAGCCGGCCGCGATCGAACCGGATCGACCAGGTCTCCGCGACGCCGCAGCGGTTGGGGTTGGGTGTGACCTCGGTGATCGTGGTCTCGCCGAGGTTGTCGCCGTCGGGCGAAAGCACCGCGCCGGCGTCGCCGACCGCGACCGGCGCGAAGCACATGCCGCGATCGTCCTCGTGGACCGCGCAGAACCGCGCCATCGTCGTCAGCGCCGTCGTGGTCCGCGGCACCCGCACCGAGCGGCCCGGACGGGCCACCGCGACCAGCGCGGTCGCCGCGACCAGCGCGGCGGCGGAGCTGCAGATGAGACGGAGCCGCACGGCCCGGAGTGTACCTCGGGCCTCGAGCGCGTCGATGTCGAGGGCGTCGATCTCGTCGGCGTCGGGCTCGGCCGGGTCGATCGCGGCGGGGATCCGGGTCCGGCTCCGGGGCCGGGTCCGGCTCCGGGTCCGGGTCCGGGTCCGGCTCCGGCACCGGCTCCGGCACCGACTCCGGGTCCGGGTCCGGCTCCGGGTCCGGCTCCGGCACCGGGTCCGGCTCCGGCTCGGGGTCCGGCTCCGGCTCCGGGGCCGGCTCCGGCTCCGGCACCGGCTCCGGCACCGGGTCCGGCTCCGGCACCGACTCCGGGTCCGGGTCCGGCTCGGGGTCCGGCTCCGGCTCGGGGGGTCGGGGCGGGGGCTACATCGCGTCGATGTCGGCGTCGATGTCGAGGGCGTCGATGTCGAGGGCGTCGATCGGCCCGCCGGCGTCGGCGCCGCCGCCTTGCACCAGCGTGCACGGGGCGATCGGCACGCCGGCCATCGTGGCCACCTCGCCCGGCGCCCGCACCGGGCCGATGTCGGCCAGCGGATCGTCGGCGGCGAGGTGCGGCTCGAACTGCTCGAGGGTGCTGACCGCGCGGATCGTGCCGGCCGTCGCGCCGGCGGTGAAGCCGCCGCTGACCAGCACGATCCCGTTGTCCAGGCGCGTGAGCGCGTGGCCGTAGCGCGCCAGGCCGGGCGCGCCGGTGGCGCTCGCGATCCCGGCGGCGTCGAAGCGGACGCTCTGCCCGCTGACGCACGCGAGCGTGCCAGCGCAGGCGAGATCGCCGGCGACCGCGCCGCCGCTGACGAGGCCGCCGTGGCCGGGCAGCTGCGCCGCCGCGGGGTACGCCGCGCCGGTCAGCTCGGGCGCGATCAGATCGGTCGCGGTGTCGGTCGCCACGTCGATGCGCACGCCGGGGACGGCGCCGGTGGTGTCGGTGAGCACGCCCGTGAGGATCCGCAGGCCGCCGGCGTAGAGGATCTCGTCGTCGAGGCGCACCGCGGCGCCGAACGCGCGGTTGAGCCCGGCCGCCGGCGGGGCCGCGCCTGACGCCAGCGCCGCGACCGCGTCGAGCTGGATGATCTTGTCGTAGAGCGACGCGCCGGTCAGCTCGCCGCCCAGCCACAGCGCCGTGGTCGCGGTCGCGGCCACCAGGCTGGCGCCCACCCGCGGCAGGCCGGTCAGGCGCACGTCGAGCTCGCCGCTGGGGTGCAGCACGTCGAGCGCGTCGCCGCCCGCGCCGACGCCGCCGCCGACGATCCGCGGGCTGCCGAACTCGACGTCGACGGCGCCCGCGGCGGCGAACGTGGCCCCGGTCGCGCCGGTGATCGGCGATCGGTTGATGGTGCGGGTCGTCGGCACGTACACCAGGAGCTCGGTCGCCACCGGCTGCGCGCCGGCCCGCCCCAGGGCCACGTCGGCGGACACGAGCTGCCACGGCGCCTCGCCGGCGGCGCCGCCGATCGCGGCGACGTTGCCGGCGGCGCTCGCGTCACCGCCGACCCCGAGGCCGCCGCTGACCGCGAGCCGCACGTCGCCGTTGGGATCGGTGCCCAGGACCACGACCTGGTGGAAGGCGCGCGGGGTGAAGCCGGCGATCGCGATCGGGGACACCCGGCCCGACGCCGGATCGTAGATCTCGGCCGACGACGTCACGTAGGCGCCCGCGGCCGGCGCGAACTCGGCGCCGGCGTCGCCCGGCGCGCCGACCAGCCCGCCGAGGAACAGCACCTCGCCGGTCGGCAAGAGCGTCGCGCTGTGGAACGCGCGCGGCTGGCTCGGCTGGGCCGGGTCGCAGGCGTAGCCGTTGGACGGGCCGACCGGGATCGTGACCGTGCCGCCGGTCAGATCGACGTCGCGGCGCTCGCCGCGCGCCACCAGCGCGCCGTCGTCGGCGAAGTACTCGACCCACAGATCGACCGGCTCGCCCCGGCGCGGCACGGCCAGGACCGGGCGGGTCAGGCCCCGCGGCAAGACCGCGTCGCAGCGCAACGGACCGGGCCCGGTGGCCGTGTGATCGCGGAAGGTGAAGCGCACGCGGGTGGCGCCGGGCGCGGCGGGCGGCGCGGTCGGGGCGGCGCCGCACACGCCGCCGACCGCGGGGACCAGGCCGACGATCTCGTAGTCGACGTCGACGCGCAGGCCGTCGCCGCAGCCGCCGGCTGCGACGATCGCGACGCACGTCCCGGCGAGCCGGTGGCTTGACCGCACCACCTGCCAAGGGTATCCCTTCGCGCGCGCGGCGGCCACACTCTCGGCTCCGCTCGTGCACGTCATCTCGCTCCTGGAGGTCCCCCATGCGTGACGTCGTCATCGTCGGTGCTGCCCGCACCCCGATCGCCAGCTTCCTCGGCGCCCTGGCCACCGTGCCCGCCCCCAAGCTGGGCGCGATCGCCATCAAGGCCGCGCTCGAGCGGGCCCAGGTCGACGGCAGCTCGGTCGATCTGGTCTACATGGGTTGCGTGCTGCCCGCCGGGCAGGGCCAGGCCCCGGCCCGCCAGGCCGCGCTCGGCGCCGGCCTGCCCCAGGGCGTCCCGTGCGTGACCGTCAACAAGGTGTGCGGGTCCGGGCTCGAGACCATCATCATGGCCGCGCGCGCGATCGCGGTGGGCGACGCGACGATCGCGGTCGCCGGCGGCATGGAGTCGATGTCGAACGCGCCGCACCTGGTGCGCGGCCTGCGCACCGGCGTCAAGATGGGCGGGCTCGACACCGTCGACAGCATGGTCAACGACGGCCTCTGGGACGTCTACTCGAACCAGCACATGGGCAACTGCGCCGAGCTGTGCGCCAAGGACCGCAGCATCTCGCGCGGGGCCCAGGACGAGTTCGCGGGCTCGAGCTACCAGCGGGCGCTCACCGCCCAGCAGGAGGGCCGCTTCGTCGCCGAGATCACGCCGGTCAAGATCGCCGCGAAGGGCGGCGAGATCGTGGTCGACACCGACGAGGAGCCCGGCCGCGGCAACATCGCCAAGCTCGGCGGCCTGCGCGCCGCCTTCGCCAAGGACGGCACGATCACCGCCGGCAACGCCTCGTCGCTCAACGACGGCGCCGCCGCGGTCGTGCTGATGAGCGCCGACGAGGCCAAGCGGCGCGAGCTGCCGGTGCTGGCGCGGATCGTCGCCACCGGCTACCACGCCCAGGCGCCCGAGTGGTTCACCACCGCGCCGGCGCCGGCCATCGAGAAGGCCTGCGCCAAGGTCGGCTGGAAGCCCCAGGCCGTCGACCTGTGGGAGATCAACGAGGCCTTCGCGGTCGTGTCGATCGCGCAGAACCAGCTGCTCGGCCTCGACCCGGCCAAGGTCAACGTCTGGGGCGGGGCGGTCGCGCTCGGCCACCCGATCGGCGCGTCGGGCGCGCGCATCGTCGTCACGCTCTTGTCCGCGATGGCCGCCCGCGGCGCCAAGACCGGCGGGGCGTCGCTGTGCATCGGCGGCGGCGAGGGCATCGCGCTGCTCGTGGAGCGCCCGTGATCACGCGCCTCGGCGTCGTCGGCGGCGGCCAGATGGGCCAGGGCATCGCCCAGGTCGCGGCCCAGGCCGGCCTCGACGTGGTGCTGGTCGACGTCACGGCCGAGCTGGCGGCGGGGGCGATCGCGAAGCTCGGCAAGACCCTCGACCGCCTGGTCGAGAAGGGCAAGCTGACCGGCGAGGAGCGCGACCTCGCGCGGGGCCGCCTGCGGTCCGGGGCCGGCCACGCCGACCTCGCCGATCGCGAGTTCGTGATCGAGGCGGCGCCCGAGCAGGAGGCGCTCAAGCTCGAGCTCATGCGCAGCCTGGGCAAGGTCACGCCGCCCGAGACGATCCTGGCGTCGAACACGTCGTCGATCTCGATCACCAAGCTGGCGTCGGCCTCGGGCCGGCCCGAGCGCGTGATCGGCATGCACTTCATGAACCCGGTGCCGGTCATGAAGCTGGTCGAGATCGTCCGTGGCCTGCCGACCAGCGACGAGACCTCGGCGACGACGATCGAGCTGGCGCACCGGTTCGGCAAGACCACGATCGCGGCCCGCGACATCCCGGGCTTCATCGTCAACCGCGTGCTGATCCCGCTGCTCAACGAGGCCTGCTACGCGCTCTACGAGGGCCTGGGCACGCCGGCCGACATCGACACCGGCGTCAAGCTCGGGCTCAACCACCCGATGGGCCCGCTCGAGCTGGCCGATCTGATCGGCCTCGACACCGTGCTGGCGATCGCGAACGTGCTCCACCAGGAGCTGGGCGACGACAAGTACCGGCCGTGCCCGCTCTTGCGCCAGCACGTCGCCGCCGGCTGGCTCGGCCGCAAGGTCGGGCGCGGCTTCTACCGCTACGACGGCAAGTAGGCCCGCGGATCAACCCGCGCGCGCCGCGGCGTCGGCCGCGCGCGGCGCGTCGGCCACGAGGTCGTCGTCGTGGCCGGCCCGCGCCAGCAGGTCCGCCGGCGCGCCGTCGGCGACGACCCGGCCCGCGGCGACGCGGATCACCCGGTCGGCCAGCGCCCGGGCCTCGCCCAGCGAGTGCGTGACCGCGATCGTCGGCACCGCCAGCTCCCGCGCCAGCTCGCGCACCAGCGCGATCAGCGGGCGCTTGAGCTCGCGGTCGAGCGCCGAGAACGGCTCGTCGAGCAGGATCACCCGCGGCGTCATCGCCAGCGCCCGGGCCAGCGCGACCCGCTGGGCCTCGCCGCCCGAGAACGTGCGCGGCCGCCGGCCCGCCAGGTGCTCGACCCCGACCCGGGCCAGCAGCGCCCGGGCCCGGGCGCCGCGCTCGGCCCGCGGCACCGCGCGCGGCACCGCGTACGCGACGTTGGCCAGCGCGTCGAGGTGCGGGAACAGCGCCAGGGACTGGAACAGGTACGCGACGTGGCGCGCCTCGATCGGCACCGCGACCCGCGCCGCGGTGTCGACCCAGGCCTCGTCGCCGAGCGCGACCCGGCCGCGGGTGGGCCGGACCAGCCCGCTGATGACGCCGAGCAGCGTCGACTTGCCGGCGCCCGACGGCCCGAGCACGCAGGTGATGCCGGGCGCGAACGTGGTGGCGATCGCGAACGTGAAGTCACGGCGCGCGACCGTGACGTCGATCGCGAGCGTCACTGGGCCTCCTGCTCGCGGTGGCGATCGCGGGTCAGGCGGTTGACCGCGTACAGGATCACGACCGCGCCGATCGTCAGGACCAGCGACGACAGGCCGGCGGCGCGCTCGCGCCCGGCCTGGACGTGATCGTAGATCGCGAGCGGCGCCGACTGGGTCTCGCCCGGGATGTCGCCGGCGACCATCAGCGTCACGCCGAAATCGCCCAGGCCGCGCGCGAAGCCGATCATCAGACCGCCGACGATGCCGGGCGCGGCCAGGGGCAGGGCGATCGTGAAGAACGCGCGGACCCGGCCGGCGCCGAGCGTGCGGGCCGCGCTGACCAGCGTCGGGTCGACGCCCTCGAACGCGGTGCGCGCGGCCTTGGCCACCATCGGGAAGGCGCCGAGCGTCGCCGCGAGCACGACGCCGTGGAACGTGAACGTCAGGTCGGTGCCGACGAGGTCGCGGTAGACGCCGCCCAGCGCGCTCTTGCGGCCGACCGTCACCAGCACGTAGTAGCCGAGCACCGTCGGCGGCATCACCATCGGCGCCGCGATGATCGCGTCGATCAGGTGACGCCCGGGCATGCGCGGCCGCGCCAGCACCGCCCCCACCGCGATCCCCGCCAGGCCGGCGATCACGGTGGCGAACAGGGCCGCCTCGAGCGACAGGAGCAGCGGATCCCAGTCCATGGACGCCGCGTCGACGGTATCACGGCGCGTCGACGCCGGCGTCGAGCGCGGGCGTGGCCTGGGCCAGGCAGAGGTCGACGGTCGGGCGCGAGGCGGCGTCGCGCAGCGCCGGGCGGATGACGCACCCGGCGCCGGCGCAGCGGAACAGGAGCCGGTTGTTCGGGTAGTCGACGTCGAACTCGGTGGCGCCGAGCGCGGCCAGGCCGAGGACGCCGTCGATCTCGGGCTGGGCCGGGCGCAGCTCGGTGCGCAGCGCCTGCAAGAGCGGCGCGGTGTCGGGCACGATCAACGCCTCGAACTGATCGGCCAGCTCGACCACCGACGGCACGCTGCAGAACGTCGCGTCGGTGCACGGGCAGTCGTCGCCGTCCTCGGGCGCACAGTCGCGCGCGGTCAGCAGGTGGTGGGCGAACACCTCGCGGCACGCGCCCCGGGGCGCGGTCTTGGCCCCGACGATCGCCAGCGCGTCGATGCGCGCCAGGCGACCCTCGAGCGGGCCCGACGGCAGGAGCACGGTCGCGGGCGCGAGGTCGGCGAGGGCCGGGCCGCCGGTGGCCGCGCGCCAGATCTCGTAGCGGCTCTCGGCCAGGATCGACGGCCCGATGCCGGTCGAGAGCACCAGCGCGGCGTCGACCCCGCGCGCGGTGGGATCGAGCGCGGTCGGCGTCGGGGACAGGCACACGCCCAGGGTCGGGCGCAGGCCCGAGAACCCCAGCTCGGTGCCGCCGATCACCAGCGTCCCGCCGCCGTAGAAGGGCGAGGGGACCTCGGCGTCGCACACGCGATCGCGCGCGGCGCCGGCGCCGGCGACATCCGGCAGCACGAACAGGCGGTCGCTGGCCGGCTGGACGCGGAGGGCGTCGCCGCGCAGGGTGTCGCCGCCGATCACGACCGAGATCTCGGTCGGCGCGCCGGGCTGGCCGATCGCGCAGGTCTCGGGGACGTCGCACGGATGCAGGAACAGCGCCGTCGTCGAGAACCGCGCCCGCGCGATCAGCGTCGGGTCGGTCGCGGTCCGATGGCCGAGGACGGTCAGCTCGATCCCGCGCCGCCGCACCGCCGCGCCCAGCGGCGCGTCGACGATCGTCAGCGGCGACATCACGTCGATCACCGCCGGCACCGGCCCGGCGCCGTCGACCGAGACCGTCGTCAAGAGCGCGCCCCCGGCGCGGTCGATCAGGATCGGGAACGGATCGCCCGCGGTCGAGTCCTCGGTGCCGCACGCCAGGGCGGCGACGGCGCACAGGGCGGCCCGACGATGCACGCGGACCAGCCTACCACTGGCCGCTGTCGGCCGGCAGCTCGACGACGGTGGCCCGGCGCCCGTCGACGGTGACCTCGTCGCCGACGGTCCACGCCGAGCGGTGCAGGTACGCCAGCGCGATCGGCCCCAGCCGCGGCGACACCGTCGCCGACGTGACCGCGCCGGCGCTGGCCTTGGCCGGGTGGGCCACGGTCGCGCCCACCGGCGGTGCGGTGTCACCGTCGACCCGGAGCCCGCGCAGCGTCCGGGCGCCCTGACCCTGGGCGTGGACGCGGAACACCGGCTCCTGGCCGACGTAGCAGCCCTTGCCGTAGTCGAGGAACGCCGCCAGCGGGGTCTCGAACGGGAAGCAGCCGTCGTCGACGTCGA carries:
- a CDS encoding 3-hydroxybutyryl-CoA dehydrogenase (converts (S)-3-hydroxybutanoyl-CoA to 3-acetoacetyl-CoA); translated protein: MGQGIAQVAAQAGLDVVLVDVTAELAAGAIAKLGKTLDRLVEKGKLTGEERDLARGRLRSGAGHADLADREFVIEAAPEQEALKLELMRSLGKVTPPETILASNTSSISITKLASASGRPERVIGMHFMNPVPVMKLVEIVRGLPTSDETSATTIELAHRFGKTTIAARDIPGFIVNRVLIPLLNEACYALYEGLGTPADIDTGVKLGLNHPMGPLELADLIGLDTVLAIANVLHQELGDDKYRPCPLLRQHVAAGWLGRKVGRGFYRYDGK
- the modB gene encoding molybdate ABC transporter permease subunit, with translation MDWDPLLLSLEAALFATVIAGLAGIAVGAVLARPRMPGRHLIDAIIAAPMVMPPTVLGYYVLVTVGRKSALGGVYRDLVGTDLTFTFHGVVLAATLGAFPMVAKAARTAFEGVDPTLVSAARTLGAGRVRAFFTIALPLAAPGIVGGLMIGFARGLGDFGVTLMVAGDIPGETQSAPLAIYDHVQAGRERAAGLSSLVLTIGAVVILYAVNRLTRDRHREQEAQ
- a CDS encoding radical SAM protein, with amino-acid sequence MTRRWDAERDVAARLANERGTIRREAATRIALCYPSPYRAAMSSLGYQHIYRLLNAVPEVAADRAVLPDDVAAARGQPWLTLERSRPVAGYPLLAFSVAYELELIGLIECLELANIPVLAADRDHHHPLIVAGGPLTFSNPVPLAPYVDVVILGEGDQLAGELVVLARDLGWHRGDVLAALRGRPGYYLPTIHGDDVPAIAAADDELLPARSQILTPDAELADMFMTEAARGCSRGCTYCVMRRSTNGGMRVVPTEVVLAGIPEAARRVGLVGAAVTDHPDIRAIVRGVVDGGREVGISSLRADKLDDELVGLLAKGGYRTLTVAADGTSERMRRVVERSTQEKHLLQTAVLATRHQLATVKIYMMVGVPSETDDDIDELVRFAGELVAAHPKIAFGVAPFVAKRHTPLDGTAFAGIDVVEHRLERLRRGLGAYRGKALVRPTSARWAWVEYMLAQGDRRAGLAVLEAHRAGGTFAAWKRAFISQDATPTGPRARVPSTAEIIALRRRPAATA
- a CDS encoding ATP-binding cassette domain-containing protein; translation: MTLAIDVTVARRDFTFAIATTFAPGITCVLGPSGAGKSTLLGVISGLVRPTRGRVALGDEAWVDTAARVAVPIEARHVAYLFQSLALFPHLDALANVAYAVPRAVPRAERGARARALLARVGVEHLAGRRPRTFSGGEAQRVALARALAMTPRVILLDEPFSALDRELKRPLIALVRELARELAVPTIAVTHSLGEARALADRVIRVAAGRVVADGAPADLLARAGHDDDLVADAPRAADAAARAG
- a CDS encoding acetyl-CoA C-acetyltransferase, which codes for MRDVVIVGAARTPIASFLGALATVPAPKLGAIAIKAALERAQVDGSSVDLVYMGCVLPAGQGQAPARQAALGAGLPQGVPCVTVNKVCGSGLETIIMAARAIAVGDATIAVAGGMESMSNAPHLVRGLRTGVKMGGLDTVDSMVNDGLWDVYSNQHMGNCAELCAKDRSISRGAQDEFAGSSYQRALTAQQEGRFVAEITPVKIAAKGGEIVVDTDEEPGRGNIAKLGGLRAAFAKDGTITAGNASSLNDGAAAVVLMSADEAKRRELPVLARIVATGYHAQAPEWFTTAPAPAIEKACAKVGWKPQAVDLWEINEAFAVVSIAQNQLLGLDPAKVNVWGGAVALGHPIGASGARIVVTLLSAMAARGAKTGGASLCIGGGEGIALLVERP